One region of Bdellovibrio bacteriovorus genomic DNA includes:
- a CDS encoding rhodanese-like domain-containing protein yields the protein MTVKLVNFETKTENPHYEGVYDIAPAELQKLMADVKLIDVRQPDEYTGELGHVPGSELVVLNTLPDHLENLPKDQTVVFICKSGGRSAQATAFAKMNGLTHVYNMQGGMMLWNHLQLPVER from the coding sequence GTGACAGTGAAGTTAGTGAACTTCGAAACAAAAACTGAAAATCCTCATTATGAGGGAGTCTACGACATCGCACCGGCGGAATTACAAAAGCTAATGGCCGATGTGAAGCTTATTGATGTTCGTCAACCCGACGAGTACACGGGCGAACTGGGTCACGTCCCGGGTTCAGAACTTGTGGTTCTGAACACTCTTCCCGATCATCTTGAAAATTTACCTAAAGACCAAACTGTGGTCTTCATTTGCAAAAGTGGCGGTCGCTCTGCTCAGGCCACAGCTTTTGCAAAAATGAATGGCCTTACTCACGTTTATAATATGCAAGGTGGAATGATGCTTTGGAACCACCTTCAATTGCCTGTTGAAAGATAG
- a CDS encoding HAD-IG family 5'-nucleotidase, with product MPGKVFVNRTLNLKKIRYIGVDMDHTLVRYNSENFERLSHTTMIEKLIKRGYPETLRKLTFDYNYAIRGLVIDRKMGNLLKLNRYTAIRASYHGLKPLDFKSHQKLYKSTYIDLSNSDYLAVDTSFSISLANLIAQIVELKDTDLGSKYPEYSQIADDVLDALDEAHRDGSLKDVVKKNLDHYIIKDPELVAGLEKFRRHGKKIFVLTNSDFHYTKLLLDYAIQPFLKEHKSWQDLFEFVITFASKPKFFYESQKYLRVNPEDGTMTNMEGKLTPGIYQGGNAKKFTADLELAGDDILYIGDHIYGDILRLKKDCNWRTAMVIEELDDEVNNNKKAEPLNQEIEVLMKKKEPLEDELTDLMTRKIEKAANINDTQIDGLQKTISEIDAQISQLIKKQQAMYNGNWGQLMRAGNEESYFAYQLDRYACVYMEKLGDLLDLSPRTYFRAPRRPLAHEIY from the coding sequence ATGCCAGGAAAAGTATTTGTTAATAGAACTTTGAATCTAAAAAAGATTCGTTACATCGGCGTTGATATGGACCACACGTTGGTTCGTTATAACAGTGAAAACTTTGAACGCCTTTCTCACACAACCATGATCGAAAAATTGATCAAGCGTGGTTATCCAGAAACTTTGCGCAAGCTGACGTTTGACTACAACTATGCGATTCGCGGTCTGGTGATCGATCGTAAGATGGGAAATCTTTTGAAGTTGAATCGCTACACGGCGATTCGCGCCAGTTACCACGGATTAAAACCGTTGGACTTCAAAAGCCATCAAAAACTTTACAAGTCGACTTACATCGACTTGAGCAACTCAGACTATTTGGCTGTCGACACTTCGTTTTCAATCTCTTTGGCGAACTTGATCGCTCAGATCGTTGAGCTTAAAGACACGGATCTTGGAAGCAAGTATCCTGAGTATTCACAAATCGCCGACGACGTGTTGGATGCTTTGGATGAAGCTCATCGCGACGGTTCTTTGAAAGACGTTGTTAAGAAAAATCTAGATCACTACATCATTAAAGATCCAGAGCTCGTTGCAGGCCTTGAAAAGTTCCGTCGACACGGAAAGAAGATCTTCGTTTTGACGAACTCTGATTTCCATTACACGAAATTGTTGTTGGATTACGCGATTCAACCTTTCTTGAAAGAACATAAATCTTGGCAAGATCTGTTTGAGTTCGTGATCACGTTTGCTTCCAAACCAAAGTTTTTCTATGAAAGCCAAAAATATCTTCGTGTGAATCCAGAAGATGGCACAATGACGAACATGGAAGGAAAACTGACTCCAGGTATTTATCAAGGCGGTAACGCGAAGAAATTCACCGCCGACCTAGAGCTTGCCGGAGACGACATTCTGTACATCGGCGACCATATCTATGGCGACATCCTGCGCTTGAAAAAGGACTGTAACTGGAGAACAGCTATGGTCATTGAAGAGTTGGATGACGAAGTGAACAACAATAAAAAAGCCGAACCTTTGAATCAGGAAATCGAAGTCTTGATGAAAAAGAAAGAGCCTTTAGAAGATGAACTGACAGACTTGATGACTCGCAAAATTGAAAAAGCCGCGAACATCAACGACACGCAAATCGATGGTCTTCAGAAAACTATTTCTGAAATCGATGCGCAAATCAGCCAGCTCATCAAAAAGCAGCAAGCCATGTATAACGGCAACTGGGGTCAATTGATGAGAGCCGGTAACGAAGAAAGTTACTTCGCTTATCAGCTTGATCGTTACGCCTGCGTCTACATGGAAAAGCTCGGTGACCTCTTGGATCTATCTCCAAGAACCTACTTCCGCGCTCCACGCCGCCCACTAGCCCACGAAATCTACTAG
- a CDS encoding PadR family transcriptional regulator, whose product MNAQFKKGVLELSVLTLIGRKDYYGYELVEEISKVLEISEGTLYPILRRLTEEKYFETYLQESSEGPPRKYYRITKLGKEFQKEQFKQWVEFNQQIEKLIGRDII is encoded by the coding sequence ATGAATGCTCAGTTTAAAAAAGGTGTGCTTGAACTTTCGGTGCTCACCCTGATCGGTCGCAAAGACTACTACGGCTATGAATTGGTGGAGGAAATTTCTAAGGTTTTAGAAATTTCAGAAGGCACTCTGTACCCCATTTTGCGCCGCTTGACCGAGGAAAAATATTTTGAAACCTACCTGCAGGAATCCTCGGAAGGACCTCCGCGCAAATACTATCGGATTACCAAGCTAGGTAAAGAGTTCCAAAAGGAACAGTTCAAGCAGTGGGTGGAATTCAATCAACAAATCGAAAAATTAATTGGCAGGGACATTATATGA
- a CDS encoding DUF1700 domain-containing protein, translating into MTKQEFLKNLKEELEKNKVQNVQDILTDYEEHFVHGLSKGKTEVEICEGLGFPSVIAKAYQTESLISEIKNPEKGFNLSLAVTVIGRLLVIAPFNFLILFIPGVVIFALLASGWAVSVAIGSASLALLSMLPFLGTVSAGAWAWVTGLSTSFGLLGLAILGGMVMFVITKYIVLAIISYLQWNLKFILQK; encoded by the coding sequence ATGACGAAACAAGAGTTTCTAAAAAATCTGAAAGAGGAGCTTGAAAAAAACAAAGTTCAAAATGTTCAAGATATTCTGACAGACTACGAAGAACATTTTGTGCATGGCCTTAGCAAAGGCAAAACGGAAGTGGAAATTTGCGAAGGTTTAGGCTTTCCCTCCGTCATCGCTAAAGCATATCAAACCGAAAGCTTGATCAGCGAAATCAAAAATCCGGAAAAGGGATTTAACTTAAGTTTGGCAGTGACGGTGATTGGCCGTTTATTGGTGATCGCCCCTTTTAATTTCCTGATTCTTTTTATTCCCGGCGTTGTGATTTTCGCTCTGCTGGCTTCGGGCTGGGCGGTCTCTGTAGCTATCGGATCCGCGAGTCTTGCACTTCTTTCGATGCTGCCTTTTTTAGGAACCGTCTCTGCAGGGGCCTGGGCGTGGGTCACGGGACTGTCGACAAGCTTTGGCCTTCTTGGTCTTGCGATTCTTGGTGGCATGGTGATGTTCGTCATCACTAAGTACATTGTGTTAGCGATCATCAGCTATCTGCAGTGGAATTTAAAATTCATTCTACAAAAATAG
- a CDS encoding DUF4097 family beta strand repeat-containing protein — protein sequence MKSLGLFGKFFIAFTIWTVACLSLATYAGSKAYEQDPTLLSKIEDNYNVRIHVGGISKADAGWEETKDTWNFAPPVKKVSFKSINATVSFKKGIGENIIVSATGRLDKSKAPRLLKTEVQADEIIIQQPEDEATSELDVRIEVPPSLAKNIDIVTVNGNVVMENTLTDELAIKTVAGDVILKQIQTQSIALHSVSADIKAEDISAQKVTGKSVSGDLEVSTLTPAEVAFTSISGDVKIKMAPSDKLRFSLKSVSGEIHNSHGSNKNGNIGVSVSTTSGDIEIE from the coding sequence ATGAAATCTCTGGGTCTATTTGGGAAGTTCTTTATCGCGTTTACAATTTGGACGGTGGCTTGCCTGAGTCTTGCTACCTATGCCGGAAGTAAAGCCTACGAACAAGATCCCACTTTATTAAGTAAAATCGAAGACAACTACAACGTACGTATTCACGTCGGTGGCATCAGCAAAGCAGACGCTGGCTGGGAAGAAACTAAAGACACATGGAACTTTGCCCCTCCCGTAAAGAAAGTTTCATTTAAGTCGATCAATGCCACGGTGTCCTTTAAAAAAGGAATCGGCGAAAACATCATCGTCTCAGCGACCGGACGTTTAGATAAAAGCAAAGCCCCCCGCCTTTTAAAAACGGAAGTTCAAGCAGACGAAATCATTATTCAGCAGCCTGAAGATGAGGCGACCAGCGAGCTTGACGTGCGAATCGAAGTTCCCCCTTCGTTAGCGAAGAATATCGACATCGTGACCGTCAACGGAAATGTTGTGATGGAAAACACGCTTACCGATGAATTGGCGATTAAAACCGTTGCTGGTGATGTGATTTTAAAACAGATTCAGACGCAATCCATCGCTCTACACAGTGTCTCTGCGGATATCAAAGCCGAAGACATCTCAGCTCAGAAAGTGACTGGAAAGTCGGTCAGTGGAGATCTAGAAGTATCGACACTGACTCCGGCAGAGGTGGCTTTTACGTCAATTTCAGGCGATGTGAAAATAAAAATGGCCCCGTCAGATAAACTTCGCTTCTCATTAAAATCTGTCTCTGGCGAAATTCATAATAGCCACGGCAGTAATAAAAATGGCAACATCGGTGTGAGTGTTTCCACAACGAGTGGCGATATCGAGATTGAATAA
- a CDS encoding OmpH family outer membrane protein — MKNLLITGALVLAAMTAMAEAKIGFVDMQKAIKATSAGKKATAELDAQFESEKKNFEKKEAELKTMAQDLEKKKAVMSEEAFKAKQIEYQKAVMAFRDSMAKSQNEIQKKQEQLTAPILEKMEKVIAQVSKEKGFTMVLQDTRMIVYSVAEVDLTEDVVKAYEKEK; from the coding sequence ATGAAAAATCTTTTAATTACAGGTGCTCTTGTTCTTGCCGCAATGACAGCGATGGCTGAAGCAAAAATTGGATTCGTTGATATGCAAAAAGCTATCAAAGCTACTTCGGCTGGAAAAAAAGCGACGGCAGAACTAGATGCGCAATTCGAATCTGAAAAGAAAAACTTCGAGAAAAAAGAAGCTGAGCTCAAGACCATGGCTCAAGACCTTGAAAAGAAAAAAGCCGTGATGTCTGAAGAGGCTTTCAAGGCAAAACAAATAGAATATCAAAAAGCCGTTATGGCCTTTCGTGATTCCATGGCGAAAAGTCAGAACGAGATCCAAAAGAAGCAAGAGCAGCTGACGGCTCCTATCTTAGAAAAAATGGAAAAAGTCATCGCTCAGGTTTCAAAAGAAAAAGGATTTACCATGGTTCTTCAGGACACGCGCATGATCGTCTACTCGGTCGCGGAAGTGGATCTCACTGAAGATGTGGTGAAGGCTTACGAAAAAGAAAAATAG
- a CDS encoding SDR family NAD(P)-dependent oxidoreductase has translation MKKIAIVTGANRGLGLATSEALAQRGFKVVMAMRNPDKAQKQINAFKMKDLDVVPMKLDLSQEKSINEFVENIRKDFGFVDVLVNNAGILIDSEDGGNSSLFKTKASTIQKTFATNTLGPFLLTQKIFPLMQQEGYGRIVNVSSGMAQLSVPQNASASYRISKTALNMVTNLFASEVQGADICVNSVSPGWVRTDMGGPHADRTVEQGIKGIIWAATLPKGGPNGGFFRDGDPLPW, from the coding sequence ATGAAAAAGATTGCTATCGTCACCGGTGCAAATCGTGGTTTGGGTCTTGCGACAAGTGAGGCCCTGGCGCAAAGAGGTTTCAAAGTGGTGATGGCCATGCGAAATCCCGATAAAGCTCAAAAGCAGATCAATGCCTTCAAAATGAAGGACTTGGATGTTGTTCCGATGAAGCTGGATCTTTCGCAGGAAAAAAGTATTAATGAATTCGTTGAAAATATCCGCAAAGATTTTGGCTTTGTGGATGTTCTTGTGAATAACGCCGGAATTCTTATTGATAGTGAGGACGGTGGAAATTCTTCTTTATTTAAAACAAAAGCTTCCACAATCCAAAAAACATTTGCGACGAACACGTTAGGTCCTTTTTTGCTGACGCAGAAAATTTTTCCGTTGATGCAACAAGAAGGCTACGGGCGTATTGTCAATGTCTCAAGCGGAATGGCTCAGCTGTCAGTTCCTCAAAACGCTTCAGCGTCTTACCGTATATCTAAAACGGCTCTGAACATGGTGACGAATCTTTTTGCTTCGGAAGTTCAAGGTGCTGATATCTGCGTGAACTCTGTATCGCCTGGCTGGGTGCGTACAGACATGGGTGGCCCGCATGCAGACCGTACGGTAGAGCAGGGAATTAAAGGCATCATCTGGGCAGCCACTCTTCCTAAGGGTGGTCCTAACGGTGGCTTCTTCCGCGATGGCGATCCTTTGCCTTGGTAA
- a CDS encoding Rossmann-like and DUF2520 domain-containing protein, translating into MKATNTNSSFSYLIIGSGRVARHLGYYFHLLNQHFETWDRSQDPHALARKVAKSSHVLLAISDSALLGFYRQHLAGHDKVFVHFSGAHHFEDMIAAHPLMTFGPELYDLSFYQKIHFTITGARSLQEAIPVFTNPFSVLPPEAKARYHAYCVLGGNFVTLLVNKMLQGFSEMNIPAEAAHLYIEKILANTFQNPTQALTGPLVRKDAETVHANLQALSQDLYLPVYEAFLKTHWPDYPQK; encoded by the coding sequence ATGAAGGCGACGAATACAAATTCTTCTTTTTCTTATTTAATTATTGGCTCTGGCCGCGTCGCCCGACACTTGGGCTATTATTTTCACTTACTCAATCAACATTTTGAAACTTGGGATCGCTCGCAAGACCCCCACGCGCTAGCAAGAAAAGTCGCGAAATCTTCTCACGTCTTGCTCGCGATAAGTGATTCGGCGCTCTTAGGATTTTACCGTCAACATCTAGCCGGTCATGATAAAGTCTTCGTGCACTTTTCAGGCGCTCATCATTTTGAAGATATGATCGCGGCGCACCCGTTGATGACTTTTGGTCCCGAGCTTTATGATCTTTCGTTTTATCAAAAGATTCATTTCACGATAACCGGAGCTCGGTCCCTCCAAGAAGCCATTCCGGTATTCACGAATCCTTTTTCTGTTCTGCCTCCCGAAGCAAAGGCACGTTATCACGCTTACTGCGTTTTAGGTGGTAACTTCGTCACTCTACTTGTGAACAAAATGTTGCAGGGATTTTCCGAGATGAATATTCCAGCTGAGGCGGCTCACCTCTACATCGAAAAAATTCTGGCAAATACTTTTCAAAATCCAACACAGGCTTTGACCGGCCCCTTAGTGCGCAAGGATGCCGAAACCGTCCACGCGAATTTACAAGCGCTTTCCCAAGACTTGTATCTTCCTGTGTACGAAGCCTTTTTAAAAACCCACTGGCCCGATTACCCGCAAAAGTGA
- the panB gene encoding 3-methyl-2-oxobutanoate hydroxymethyltransferase: MKTILDFQNKKAKKEKISMVTCYDYTFARILAESDVDCLLVGDSLAMTMHGHKTTLNASVNMMALHTAAVVRGAGDKFVVGDLPFMSYRKGLTANMTYVEKIMKAGAHAVKLEGASGNIELVRHLVDSGVPVMGHLGLTPQSVNQLGGFKVQGRDEKAQKKIKEHALQLQEAGAFSIVLECVPSNLAKEITASLEIPTIGIGGGPDCDGQVLVLQDMLGMTPGFKPKFLKQYFNGFETMKEAFNTYHQEVVQGKFPTEKESYS; the protein is encoded by the coding sequence ATGAAAACCATTTTAGATTTTCAGAATAAGAAAGCAAAAAAAGAAAAGATATCCATGGTCACTTGTTATGACTACACTTTCGCACGCATCCTAGCAGAAAGCGATGTGGACTGCCTATTAGTGGGTGACTCTTTGGCTATGACAATGCACGGGCATAAAACAACCTTGAATGCCTCTGTGAATATGATGGCTTTACATACTGCCGCCGTCGTGCGCGGAGCCGGAGACAAGTTTGTTGTAGGTGATTTACCGTTCATGAGTTACCGCAAAGGCCTGACTGCTAACATGACATACGTAGAAAAGATCATGAAAGCCGGTGCTCACGCGGTAAAACTTGAAGGTGCTTCCGGAAATATTGAGCTCGTAAGACACCTTGTCGATTCGGGCGTACCAGTGATGGGACATTTAGGATTAACCCCGCAGTCAGTAAATCAGCTGGGTGGTTTTAAAGTTCAAGGTCGTGATGAAAAGGCTCAGAAAAAAATTAAAGAGCACGCCTTGCAACTTCAGGAAGCCGGCGCTTTTTCCATCGTACTTGAATGTGTTCCTTCAAATCTTGCCAAAGAAATCACGGCATCACTTGAGATTCCGACTATTGGTATTGGCGGAGGCCCAGATTGTGACGGCCAGGTTCTGGTTCTGCAGGACATGTTAGGAATGACTCCGGGTTTTAAACCTAAATTTCTAAAACAATACTTCAATGGTTTTGAAACAATGAAAGAGGCCTTCAACACTTACCATCAAGAAGTCGTTCAAGGAAAATTTCCAACCGAGAAAGAGAGTTATTCATGA
- the panC gene encoding pantoate--beta-alanine ligase, translating to MSEVLHSPSEMKAWRKNKVGTIGFVPTMGALHAGHEELIKRARKENDLVVLSIFVNPTQFNDPKDLAKYPKTWEQDFAMAEMNGVDAVFFPNYEEMYPDKYRYKVSENDYSLLLDGAHRPGHFDGVLSVVMKLFNLVSPSKAYFGEKDFQQLSLIRGMVDAFFMNLEIVPVATVREQDGLAMSSRNTRLTAEERRIAPAIYKAITESKSAEEATAKLQAQGFAVDYVTDVGSRRFVAAKLGEVRLIDNVEI from the coding sequence ATGAGCGAAGTTCTGCACTCTCCTTCAGAAATGAAAGCTTGGCGAAAAAACAAGGTGGGAACGATCGGCTTTGTCCCGACGATGGGAGCTTTGCATGCGGGCCATGAAGAGTTGATCAAACGTGCTCGCAAAGAAAACGACTTGGTCGTCCTTTCCATTTTTGTAAACCCTACGCAGTTCAACGACCCGAAGGATCTGGCGAAGTATCCAAAAACCTGGGAGCAAGATTTTGCAATGGCCGAGATGAATGGCGTCGACGCGGTCTTTTTCCCCAACTATGAGGAAATGTATCCGGATAAGTACCGCTACAAGGTTTCAGAGAACGACTATTCTTTACTTTTAGACGGCGCCCATCGGCCGGGTCACTTCGACGGAGTTTTGTCAGTTGTGATGAAGCTTTTTAATCTGGTAAGTCCAAGCAAGGCTTACTTCGGTGAAAAAGACTTCCAACAGCTGTCCTTGATTCGCGGAATGGTGGATGCCTTTTTTATGAATCTGGAGATAGTCCCCGTCGCGACAGTGCGTGAGCAAGACGGTCTTGCCATGAGCTCCCGCAACACTCGATTGACGGCTGAAGAAAGAAGAATCGCACCGGCCATATACAAAGCTATAACTGAAAGCAAAAGTGCTGAAGAGGCTACGGCAAAACTTCAAGCTCAGGGTTTTGCCGTTGATTACGTCACTGACGTGGGGTCACGCCGCTTTGTCGCGGCGAAATTGGGCGAAGTGAGGTTGATAGACAATGTCGAAATCTAA
- the coaBC gene encoding bifunctional phosphopantothenoylcysteine decarboxylase/phosphopantothenate--cysteine ligase CoaBC has protein sequence MSKSKVLFIMTGSIACYKACHVVSRLVQANCEVQVVATPSALKFVGNATLEGLTGKPVVSDMYAAGNVMDHIHLMRWADVVLVAPATASFINKAAQGVGDDLVQTLFLAHDFKKPFLIAPAMNTSMYKHPVTQKSLQTLRDMGLQILETASGILACGEEGWGKLLEPDLILKFTLEALQNKGAAVPSEAISFKTASKVKVLVTAGGTQEPIDTVRVISNLSSGKTGVTIAESLTQMGFDVTLLQAHGSAKAEHVTRQDFFTSFASLDEKMKNYLSSEEFTHVIHAAAVSDYSVDSIEVNGVKHRPFEVKKVSSDADHLNIHLKRNHKIVDRLKDYSKNKSLQVIAFKLTSHASTEEKQKAVNKLFQGSHADFVVHNDMTDIDIVNKTHKFTLHSPSGAVACESLERLSSELIHALMPKDTL, from the coding sequence ATGTCGAAATCTAAAGTCCTTTTTATTATGACAGGCTCGATTGCCTGTTACAAAGCCTGCCACGTAGTTTCTAGGCTGGTTCAAGCAAACTGCGAAGTGCAGGTTGTAGCGACTCCTTCGGCATTAAAATTCGTTGGCAATGCGACACTTGAAGGCTTGACTGGAAAACCTGTCGTGAGCGACATGTATGCCGCTGGCAATGTCATGGACCATATTCATCTTATGAGATGGGCCGACGTTGTTTTAGTAGCTCCAGCGACGGCCAGCTTTATCAATAAAGCCGCTCAGGGCGTAGGCGATGATTTAGTGCAAACTCTTTTCCTCGCTCATGACTTTAAGAAGCCTTTCCTTATTGCTCCGGCAATGAACACGAGCATGTATAAGCACCCGGTGACGCAAAAGTCTTTGCAAACCCTACGCGACATGGGACTACAGATTCTAGAAACTGCTTCAGGCATACTGGCTTGCGGCGAAGAAGGCTGGGGAAAACTTCTTGAACCTGATCTGATATTAAAATTCACGCTGGAAGCGCTTCAGAACAAAGGAGCCGCCGTTCCTTCAGAAGCGATCAGCTTTAAAACCGCCAGCAAAGTCAAAGTGTTGGTTACGGCAGGCGGAACACAAGAGCCTATCGACACTGTACGCGTTATCAGCAACCTAAGCTCGGGCAAAACAGGTGTGACAATCGCCGAAAGCCTTACGCAAATGGGTTTTGACGTAACATTGTTGCAAGCTCATGGATCTGCAAAAGCCGAACACGTGACTCGACAGGATTTCTTCACGAGCTTTGCTAGCCTTGATGAAAAGATGAAAAACTATCTTTCCAGCGAAGAATTCACGCATGTGATTCATGCAGCGGCAGTCAGCGACTACTCCGTCGATAGCATTGAAGTCAATGGCGTCAAACATCGTCCTTTCGAAGTAAAAAAGGTCAGTTCGGATGCCGACCACTTGAACATTCATTTGAAACGCAATCATAAGATTGTCGATCGTTTGAAAGACTATTCAAAAAATAAAAGCCTTCAAGTCATCGCGTTTAAACTGACCAGCCATGCTTCGACCGAAGAAAAGCAAAAAGCCGTAAACAAGTTGTTTCAGGGTTCTCACGCGGACTTCGTCGTTCATAACGACATGACCGATATCGATATTGTTAACAAAACACATAAGTTCACTTTGCACTCGCCATCGGGCGCAGTGGCTTGCGAAAGCTTAGAAAGACTTTCCAGTGAATTGATCCACGCGCTAATGCCTAAGGATACTTTATGA
- a CDS encoding type III pantothenate kinase codes for MILCLDVGNTQIYAGLFDKDKMVLSFRKNSKSGASSDETGIFLRSAIRENGYDPSKIKQIAICSVVPEVIYSLRGACMKYFNINPFILQAGVKTGLKVKYRNPLEVGADRIANTIAATHLYPGKNLIIVDLGTATTFCAVTKEKDYLGGSIVAGLRLCMEALESKTAKLPSVEIVSMHEALGRSTVESIQSGLFYGHLGTIRELSDRITKECFQGEKPLVIGTGGFAYLFEKEKIFDEIVPDLVLKGMLIALQYNT; via the coding sequence ATGATTTTATGTCTTGATGTGGGAAACACTCAAATCTATGCCGGTCTTTTTGATAAAGACAAAATGGTTCTTTCGTTCCGTAAGAACTCCAAAAGCGGAGCTTCTTCTGATGAGACCGGAATCTTTTTAAGAAGCGCTATTCGTGAGAATGGCTATGATCCATCTAAGATCAAGCAAATCGCTATCTGCAGTGTCGTTCCCGAGGTGATTTATTCTCTTCGTGGAGCTTGCATGAAGTATTTCAATATCAATCCATTCATCCTCCAAGCAGGCGTCAAAACAGGATTGAAAGTAAAGTACCGCAATCCACTTGAGGTCGGCGCCGACCGCATTGCCAATACAATTGCGGCGACTCACCTTTACCCCGGGAAAAACCTGATTATCGTCGATTTGGGCACGGCAACCACATTCTGTGCCGTCACGAAAGAAAAAGACTACTTGGGGGGATCTATCGTGGCGGGTCTTCGCCTTTGTATGGAAGCTTTGGAAAGTAAAACGGCGAAACTTCCTTCAGTTGAAATCGTTTCTATGCACGAAGCCTTAGGCCGCTCGACGGTGGAAAGCATTCAATCTGGACTTTTTTACGGCCACTTAGGAACGATCCGGGAATTAAGTGATAGAATCACGAAGGAATGTTTCCAAGGAGAAAAACCGCTCGTTATTGGAACTGGTGGCTTTGCCTACCTGTTTGAAAAAGAAAAAATCTTTGATGAGATCGTGCCGGATTTAGTTCTAAAAGGCATGCTAATCGCTTTGCAATACAATACGTAA
- the panD gene encoding aspartate 1-decarboxylase, whose protein sequence is MNLSMLRAKIHRATVTGADLDYEGSVSVCPDLIKASGLLINERVDIYNCNNGARFSTYVIKGKKGEICLNGAAARHVQRGDLVIICAYCGLNMDEAKKHEPAVVFVDAKNRVKEKRKEDRKNNK, encoded by the coding sequence ATGAATTTATCAATGTTAAGAGCAAAAATTCACCGCGCCACCGTTACGGGAGCTGACCTTGATTATGAAGGTTCCGTCAGCGTCTGTCCGGATTTGATCAAAGCTTCTGGTTTATTAATTAACGAGCGCGTAGATATTTACAATTGTAATAACGGGGCCCGCTTTTCCACTTACGTGATCAAAGGAAAAAAAGGCGAAATCTGTCTTAACGGAGCTGCCGCTCGCCACGTTCAACGCGGAGACCTGGTGATCATCTGCGCTTACTGCGGACTGAATATGGACGAAGCTAAAAAACACGAACCTGCTGTGGTTTTCGTAGACGCTAAAAATCGCGTCAAAGAGAAGCGCAAAGAAGACAGAAAAAATAATAAATAA